The proteins below come from a single Aegilops tauschii subsp. strangulata cultivar AL8/78 chromosome 6, Aet v6.0, whole genome shotgun sequence genomic window:
- the LOC109755357 gene encoding uncharacterized protein translates to MEKQFLGLELQHVPRGTNKEADNIAKRVSKRLPQEPGVFEERLFKPSAAPPSAELASSREELPQPPASGAPARGPTTGASLLLALKPREGCWTEEFKEYLTRGTLPEKEEDAERVAQQATTYCIQDGELYRKRPDDVSLRCIST, encoded by the coding sequence atggagaagcagttcttgggcctagaACTGCAGCACGTGCCTCGCGGCACAAATAAGGAAGCCGACAACATCGCCAAAAGGGTCTCCAAGCGTCTGCCCCAGGAGCCCGGCGTCTTCGAAGAGCGTCTTTTCAAGCCATCAGCAGCACCCCCGTCTGCGGAGCTGGCGTCGTCTCGGGAGGAACTCCCTCAACCACCGGCCTCGGGAGCCCCCGCCCGTGGCCCGACCACGGGAGCAAGCCTGCTCCTGGCGCTCAAGCCtcgggaggggtgctggaccgaggagttcaaggaatacctgacacGAGGGACACTGCCCGAGAAAGAGgaagacgcggagcgcgtggcccaaCAGGCTACgacatactgcatccaggacggtgagctatacaggaagcggccagaTGATGTTTCTTTGCGATGCATATCCACGTAG